A region from the Pseudomonas cucumis genome encodes:
- a CDS encoding ABC transporter substrate-binding protein, producing MSQTFYKKGFLALAVATALGVSAFAQADIKIGVAGPMTGANAAFGEQYMKGAQAAADAVNAAGGVNGEKIVLVKGDDACEPKQAVTVAKDLTNQKVAGVVGHFCSSSTIPASEIYDEAGIIAITPGSTNPAVTERGLSAMFRMCGRDDQQGIVAGDYIVDVLKGKKVVVLHDKDTYGQGLADATKAQLAKRGVTPVLYEGLTRGEKDFSTIVTKIRGAGADVVYFGGLHPEAGPLVRQLREQGLKDVKFMSDDGIVTDELVTTAGGPQFVDGVLMTFGADPRLLPDSKTVVDEFRKKGTEPEGYTLYAYASVQALAAAFNGSKSNNGEKAAEWLKKNPVKTVMGEKTWDAKGDLKVSDYVVYQWDKDGKYHQLEKQK from the coding sequence ATGTCCCAGACGTTTTACAAGAAAGGCTTTCTGGCCCTCGCAGTGGCAACTGCGTTGGGTGTTTCTGCGTTTGCTCAGGCTGACATCAAGATCGGCGTAGCGGGTCCAATGACGGGCGCCAACGCGGCATTTGGCGAGCAGTACATGAAGGGTGCGCAGGCAGCGGCTGATGCAGTCAACGCCGCTGGCGGTGTCAACGGGGAAAAAATCGTACTGGTCAAAGGTGATGACGCCTGCGAACCGAAACAGGCTGTGACGGTCGCCAAGGACCTGACCAACCAGAAAGTCGCTGGCGTAGTCGGTCACTTCTGCTCCTCGTCGACCATCCCGGCCTCCGAGATCTACGACGAAGCGGGCATCATCGCGATCACGCCAGGTTCCACCAACCCGGCTGTTACCGAGCGCGGTCTGAGTGCCATGTTCCGTATGTGTGGGCGTGACGACCAGCAAGGCATCGTGGCCGGCGACTACATCGTCGACGTGCTCAAGGGCAAGAAAGTCGTGGTTCTGCACGACAAGGATACCTACGGTCAAGGTCTGGCGGATGCTACCAAGGCTCAGTTGGCCAAGCGCGGCGTGACGCCGGTCCTGTACGAAGGCCTGACCCGTGGCGAAAAAGATTTCAGCACCATCGTCACCAAAATCCGCGGCGCTGGCGCCGACGTCGTTTACTTCGGTGGCCTGCATCCGGAAGCCGGTCCTCTGGTTCGTCAACTGCGTGAGCAAGGTCTCAAAGACGTCAAGTTCATGTCCGACGACGGCATCGTAACCGACGAACTGGTGACCACCGCTGGCGGTCCGCAATTCGTTGACGGCGTGCTGATGACCTTTGGTGCCGACCCACGCCTGCTGCCAGACAGCAAGACCGTAGTGGACGAGTTCCGCAAGAAAGGCACCGAGCCTGAAGGCTACACCCTGTACGCCTATGCTTCGGTCCAGGCTCTGGCCGCAGCCTTCAATGGCTCCAAATCCAACAATGGCGAGAAAGCCGCCGAGTGGCTGAAGAAAAATCCGGTTAAAACCGTGATGGGCGAGAAGACCTGGGACGCCAAGGGCGACCTGAAAGTCTCCGACTACGTGGTTTACCAGTGGGACAAGGATGGCAAATACCACCAGCTGGAAAAACAGAAGTGA
- a CDS encoding ABC transporter permease subunit: protein MDGIFLQQLVNGLTLGSVYGLIAIGYTMVYGIIGMINFAHGEVYMISAYLAAISLALLAYFGIESFPLLMLGTLVFTIIVTAVYGWVIERVAYKPLRNSTRLAPLISAIGISLILQNYAQISQGARQQGVPTLLTGAWRVEVGTGFVQLTYTKIFILIAAFVGMALLTYVIKYTKLGRMCRATQQDRKMASILGINTDRVISYVFIIGAAMAALAGVLITMNYGTFDFYAGFIIGIKAFTAAVLGGIGSLPGAMLGGIILGISESLFSGLVNSDYKDVFSFSLLVLVLVFRPQGLLGRPLVSKV, encoded by the coding sequence ATGGATGGTATTTTCCTGCAGCAACTGGTCAACGGCCTGACCCTCGGGTCGGTCTACGGCCTGATCGCCATCGGCTACACAATGGTCTATGGCATCATCGGCATGATCAACTTCGCCCACGGCGAGGTTTACATGATTTCCGCTTACCTCGCGGCGATCAGTCTGGCTCTGCTGGCCTACTTCGGTATTGAATCCTTCCCCCTGTTGATGCTTGGCACACTCGTCTTCACCATCATCGTCACGGCGGTGTATGGCTGGGTCATCGAGCGCGTCGCCTACAAACCGCTGCGCAACTCCACCCGACTGGCACCGCTGATCAGCGCCATCGGTATTTCGTTGATCCTGCAAAACTATGCACAGATTTCCCAAGGCGCCCGTCAACAAGGCGTACCGACACTGCTGACCGGTGCATGGCGAGTTGAAGTCGGGACCGGCTTCGTCCAGCTGACCTACACCAAAATCTTCATTCTGATCGCAGCGTTTGTCGGTATGGCCCTGCTGACCTACGTCATCAAGTACACCAAGCTCGGCCGTATGTGCCGCGCCACCCAGCAAGACCGCAAGATGGCCTCGATCCTGGGTATCAACACCGATCGCGTCATCTCCTACGTGTTCATCATCGGTGCCGCGATGGCAGCCCTGGCGGGTGTGCTGATCACCATGAACTACGGCACATTCGACTTCTACGCGGGCTTCATCATTGGCATCAAGGCGTTCACCGCCGCGGTGCTCGGTGGGATCGGCTCGCTGCCTGGGGCGATGCTCGGCGGGATCATTCTCGGGATCTCCGAGTCGCTGTTCTCAGGCTTGGTCAACTCGGACTACAAAGACGTTTTCAGCTTCTCGCTGCTCGTTCTCGTTCTGGTCTTTCGGCCCCAAGGCCTGCTCGGCCGTCCTCTTGTGTCGAAGGTGTAA
- the livM gene encoding high-affinity branched-chain amino acid ABC transporter permease LivM: MSSTTKKTIDLKRSLVDAILAGLVALIVFGPIVGVVLDGYGFNLEATRVAWIVAIVMAGRFALSLFLQTPKGLRILEGFESTGSGVHVLPPDYKSRLRWIIPVMIVIAVVFPFFSNSYLLGVVILGLIYVLLGLGLNIVVGLAGLLDLGYVAFYAIGAYGLALGYQYLGLGFWTVLPLAAITAGLAGCILGFPVLRLHGDYLAIVTLGFGEIIRLILNNWLSLTGGPNGMAAPLPTFFGLEFGKRAKEGGVPFHEFFGIAYNPDVKYYFIYAVLFLVVLAVLYIKHRLTRMPVGRAWEALREDEIACRSMGLNHVLVKLSAFTIGASTAGLAGVFFATYQGFVNPTSFTFFESALILAIVVLGGMGSTIGVVIAAFVLTVAPELLRGFAEYRVLLFGILMVLMMIWRPRGLIRISRTGVTPRKGVAP; this comes from the coding sequence ATGTCTTCAACCACTAAAAAAACCATTGATCTCAAAAGAAGCCTGGTTGACGCGATTCTTGCCGGCCTGGTAGCCCTGATTGTGTTCGGCCCGATTGTCGGTGTAGTCCTGGACGGCTACGGCTTCAACCTGGAGGCGACCCGGGTGGCATGGATTGTTGCCATCGTCATGGCCGGCCGCTTTGCCTTGAGCCTGTTCCTGCAAACCCCCAAGGGCCTGAGAATTCTTGAAGGCTTTGAAAGCACCGGCTCCGGGGTTCATGTACTGCCACCTGATTACAAATCCCGCTTGCGCTGGATCATCCCGGTGATGATCGTTATTGCCGTGGTGTTTCCGTTTTTCTCCAACTCCTACCTGCTGGGCGTGGTCATCCTCGGGCTGATCTACGTATTGCTGGGCCTGGGGCTGAACATCGTGGTCGGCCTGGCCGGCCTGCTCGACCTGGGTTACGTGGCGTTCTACGCCATCGGTGCCTACGGGCTGGCGCTCGGTTATCAATACCTGGGGCTGGGTTTCTGGACGGTGCTGCCGCTGGCGGCAATCACTGCCGGGTTGGCCGGTTGCATCCTGGGTTTCCCGGTGCTGCGCTTGCACGGTGATTACCTGGCGATCGTGACCCTGGGGTTTGGTGAAATCATCCGGTTGATCCTCAATAACTGGCTGTCCCTGACTGGAGGTCCGAACGGCATGGCGGCTCCGTTGCCGACCTTCTTCGGCCTCGAGTTCGGTAAAAGAGCGAAGGAGGGCGGCGTCCCGTTCCATGAGTTCTTCGGCATCGCCTATAACCCGGACGTGAAGTACTACTTCATATACGCGGTATTGTTTCTGGTGGTTCTGGCCGTGCTGTACATCAAGCACCGCTTGACCCGCATGCCGGTCGGTCGCGCGTGGGAAGCCTTGCGCGAAGACGAAATCGCCTGCCGTTCCATGGGCCTGAATCACGTACTGGTCAAGCTGTCGGCGTTCACCATCGGTGCATCGACTGCCGGTCTGGCGGGTGTGTTCTTCGCCACCTATCAGGGTTTCGTCAACCCGACTTCATTTACCTTCTTCGAGTCGGCACTGATCCTCGCCATCGTGGTGCTCGGCGGCATGGGTTCGACCATCGGCGTGGTGATCGCGGCGTTCGTGCTGACGGTCGCCCCGGAACTGCTGCGCGGCTTCGCTGAATATCGCGTGCTGCTGTTCGGCATCCTGATGGTGTTGATGATGATCTGGCGACCGCGCGGCCTGATCCGGATCAGCCGTACCGGTGTGACCCCACGTAAAGGAGTGGCGCCATGA